CAGCGGCTCGACGAGACCGTCCGCACCGCCGTCACCTTCCTCGACCGCGTGGTCGACATCAACTTCTACCCGACCGAGCAGGCCGGGCGCTCCAACGCCAGGTGGCGTCCGGTGGGCCTGGGCGCCATGGGTCTGCAGGACGTCTTCTTCCAGCTGAAGCTGCCGTTCGACTCCCCCGCCGCGCGCGCCCTCTCCACCCGCATCGCCGAGCGGATCATGCTCGCCGCGTACGAGGCGTCCGCCGACCTCGCGGAGCGCAATGGCCCGCTGCCCGCCTGGGAGAAGACCCGCACCGCGCGCGGCGTCCTGCACCCCGACCACTACGGCGTCGAGCTGACCTGGCCGGAGCGCTGGGCCGCGCTGCGGGAACGTATCGCCGCGACCGGCATGCGCAACTCGCTGCTTCTCGCCATCGCGCCGACCGCCACCATCGCGTCCATCGCGGGCGTCTACGAGTGCATCGAGCCGCAGGTCTCCAACCTCTTCAAGCGCGAGACGCTGAGCGGTGAGTTCCTCCAGGTCAACTCCTACCTGGTGCAGGAGCTGAAACGGCTCGGCGTCTGGGACGCCCAGACCCGCGAGGCGCTGCGCGAGGCCAACGGCTCCGTGCAGGGCTTCAGCTGGATCCCGGCCGAGGTGCGCGACCTCTACCGCACCGCGTGGGAGATCCCGCAGCGCGGCCTGATCGACATGGCCGCCGCGCGCACGCCGTTCCTGGACCAGGCGCAGTCCCTGAACCTGTTCCTGGAGACGCCGACCATCGGCAAGCTCTCCTCGATGTACGCGTACGCCTGGCAGCAGGGTCTGAAGACCACGTACTACCTGCGTTCGCGCCCGGCTACCCGGATCGCCCGCGCGGCGGCGGGCAAAACCGAAGCCGCCGCCCCCGTGCCCCCGCAGGCAACCGCCGAAGAGGCTGTCGCCTGCTCCCTGGAAAACCCCGAGTCCTGCGAGGCCTGCCAGTAATGCCCACCCGTCACCCGACCACCACCCCCGATGGACAGCGCTTCGCGCCGGAAGCCGCCCCCACCAACGCCGACAAGAACCTCCTGGACCCGGGCTTCGAGCTGACCCTGCGTCCCATGCGCTACCCGGACTTCTACGAGCGCTACCGGGACGCGATCAAGAACACCTGGACCGTCGAGGAGGTCGACCTCCACTCGGACGTCGCCGACCTCGCCAAGCTCTCGCCGGGCGAGCAGCACATGATCGGCCGCCTTGTCGCGTTCTTCGCGACCGGCGACTCGATCGTCTCCAACAACCTGGTGCTCACGCTCTACAAGCACATCAACTCCCCCGAGGCGCGGCTCTACTTGAGCCGTCAGCTCTTCGAGGAGGCCGTGCACGTCCAGTTCTATCTGACGCTGCTCGACACCTATCTCCCCGACCCGGAGGACCGCGCCGCGGCCTTCGACGCGGTGGAGGAGATCCCCTCCATCCGCGAGAAGGCCGAGTTCTGCTTCCGGTGGATGGACTCCGTCGAGAAGATGGACCGCCTGGAGTCGAAGGCCGACCGGCGCCGCTTCCTGCTGAACCTGATCTGCTTCGCCGCGTGCATCGAGGGGCTCTTCTTCTACGGTGCCTTCGCGTACGTCTACTGGTTCCGCTCGCGCGGTCTGCTGCACGGCCTGGCCACCGGCACCAACTGGGTGTTCCGCGACGAGACGATGCACATGAGCTTCGCCTTCGACGTCGTCGACACCGTCCGCAAGGAGGAGCCCGAGCTCTTCGACGACGCGCTGCAGACGCAGGTCACGGACATGCTCAAGGAAGCCGTGGAGGCCGAGCTGCAGTTCGCGCGCGACCTGTGCGGCGAGGGCCTGCCGGGCATGAACACCGACTCGATGCGTGAGTACCTGCAGTGCGTCGCCGACCAGCGGCTCCAGCGGCTCGGCTTCGCGCCGGTCTACGGCTCCTCAAACCCGTTCTCCTTCATGGAGCTTCAGGGAGTCCAGGAGCTGACCAACTTCTTCGAGCGGCGTCCTTCGGCCTACCAGGTCGCGGTCGAGGGTTCGGTCTCCTTCGACGACGAGTTCTAGGGCCGCCTGCCCCTCCGGGCTGCGCGGGGCGCGTTCCGCCTCGCGCAGCTCGCGGTCGATCCGGCGGTCGTGGACGTACCCGACGAGCGAGGGTGCGGCCAGCAGGAGGAGGACGGTCAGGACGGTCGCGTAATCGGTGATTGCGTTCATGTCCTCACTGTCCTGCGGGCCGGACGGAAGCGTCAGTGGCAGGACTGCCACACAGCATCGACTTACTGCCAACCCTGCGGCAGACTGGCAGGCATGCTGAGGACCGGCGCTCTGAAGAACGTGGCCGTCGTGCTGCTCGACGGCGTGAATCCCTTCGAACTCGGCGTTGTCTGCGAGGTGTTCGGCCTCGATCGCAGCGACGAGGACCTGCCCGTGTACGACTTCGCGGTGGTCGCCGCGGAGAGCGGGCCGCTGCGCAACCACGCCGGGTTCACGATCTCCACCCCGTACGGCCTCGACCGGCTCGAAGAGGCCGATCTCATCGCTGTTCCGGCAGGTCAGTCGTTCGTGGACCGCGACTTCCCGGAGGAGCTGCTCGACGCCCTGCGCCGCGCGGTGGACCGCGGGGCGCGCGTCCTCTCGGTCTGCTCCGGCGTCTTCGTGCTCGGCGCGGCGGGCCTGCTCGAGGGCCGCCGCTGCGCCGTGCACTGGCGGCATGCCACGGAGCTCGCGGTGCGCCATCCACGCGCCGAGGTCGAGCCCGACGTCCTGTACGTCGACGAGGGCCCGGTCATCACGTCGGCGGGCACCGCGGCCGGGATCGACGCCTGTCTGCACATCGTGCGCCAGGAGCACGGCACCGAGGTCGCCAACGCCATCGCCCGGCGCATGGTCGTGCCGCCCCATCGCGACGGCGGCCAGGCCCAGTTCGTGGAGCGTCCGCTGCCGCGCACGGCGTGCGACACCGTGGGCGGGGTGCTGGCCTGGATGGAGCGCCATCTGGACGCGGACATCACCATCGAGCAGCTCGCCGACCGCGCCCACATGTCGCCGCGCACCTTCGCGCGCCGTTTCCAGCAGGAGACGGGCACCACGCCCTACCGCTGGCTCCTGCGCCAACGCGTGCT
This Streptomyces sp. NBC_01283 DNA region includes the following protein-coding sequences:
- a CDS encoding helix-turn-helix domain-containing protein; this translates as MLRTGALKNVAVVLLDGVNPFELGVVCEVFGLDRSDEDLPVYDFAVVAAESGPLRNHAGFTISTPYGLDRLEEADLIAVPAGQSFVDRDFPEELLDALRRAVDRGARVLSVCSGVFVLGAAGLLEGRRCAVHWRHATELAVRHPRAEVEPDVLYVDEGPVITSAGTAAGIDACLHIVRQEHGTEVANAIARRMVVPPHRDGGQAQFVERPLPRTACDTVGGVLAWMERHLDADITIEQLADRAHMSPRTFARRFQQETGTTPYRWLLRQRVLLAQELLEGSDETVEAIAGRAGFGNAAAMRHQFLRALGTTPNAYRRTFRGPAVSASRPGERPSSAVA
- a CDS encoding ribonucleotide-diphosphate reductase subunit beta — its product is MRYPDFYERYRDAIKNTWTVEEVDLHSDVADLAKLSPGEQHMIGRLVAFFATGDSIVSNNLVLTLYKHINSPEARLYLSRQLFEEAVHVQFYLTLLDTYLPDPEDRAAAFDAVEEIPSIREKAEFCFRWMDSVEKMDRLESKADRRRFLLNLICFAACIEGLFFYGAFAYVYWFRSRGLLHGLATGTNWVFRDETMHMSFAFDVVDTVRKEEPELFDDALQTQVTDMLKEAVEAELQFARDLCGEGLPGMNTDSMREYLQCVADQRLQRLGFAPVYGSSNPFSFMELQGVQELTNFFERRPSAYQVAVEGSVSFDDEF